GCCGCGGCGATCAGGGTATCGAATGCGCGCGTCCACCCTTCGGTTCGGGCGTCATCGACGAACGACGCGAGCGCTGAGCGCAGGGGTGCGGTCGCATCGGCCGCGAGGGAGCGTCGAGCACGCTGGGCTTGCAGCAGATCTCGCACGACACCGAGGCGTTCGCGCACCACGCGTTCGTCGTGGCTCATTCGATCGGCGAGGTCATGCGCGTGACCGTCACCACTCGCCGCCAGATCGCTCATACGCTGCTCTTTCGAGCGGAGGCTCGTTTAGCGGCGCGCCATTCGAGCTCGGTGAGCCCGTGTTCGGCGAGGATTTGCTGAATGGGCCGCTCACCTTTCCAGATGGCTCGCTGAATGAGGCGCAAGCGAGCTTCCGTGGAGTCGGGTTCGGGCGAGCGCTTGGTTTCTTGGATGGCTTGCGGCGTGGTTGCTGGCGGCGCCACGACGGGCGGCGCCACTGCTGGCGGCGCCATGACGGGCGGTGCCATGACTGGCGGGCTTGGTGCTGGCGGGGCTGACGGCAATGGCACGGCCCGTGTGCTTGGCGTGGGGCTGTCGGCGCCGAGTTGCATCCATGCGGCGAGGCCCGTGGGGGCGGGCGTATCCGTGGGGGGCTTGAACGGAGGCGGTTCGGCGCGTGTCAGCGCTTGTTCGCGCGGTCCACCTGCGAATGGCAACACGGGGGCATTCTGGACGTTGAGCCCCGGGATCAGCGTATGGGTGCCATCCCCGACGGCCACCCTGTCGTTCATTTCTCTCCTCGAGCTGATCGAAGATGCCGGCGGAAAGGCAGATGGGGACGCGGATTTCGAGAACGGCAGTGCCGTTGGAGCACGCCCCGTAATGCCTGGGATCATCGTGGTCGTCGAATCGAAGTCGTCACTCATCCAAGCGGGCGTGGACGGCTCCGACAATTCCGGGCACGTGACGACGACGCGCCCAGGGCGATCGGGACGGTCCATCACCACGAGACCTCGCCACACGAGCATGGCGAGCCCCCGATTCGTGTCGATGACGAGCGTATCGCACCGCAGCTTGAGCGGCTCGGGGCCGGCGCCTTGATCGACGGTTGCGGAAGGCGTCACGGCGGCGAGACGCGTGGACAATCGCGCGAGATCCGGGTGCAGATTTTCGAGATACAGGACCTCGTCGGCAAAGGCCGCCGATCGCTGCTGATCGGCTGGTGCTGCATTCATGTACGCAAGGTCGATGTCGCTTGGCAGCGGACGCTCGTGCCAACGCTGCGGATCCCAGCCGGCCGCGTGCTGTTGCAAGCATCCGAAACGCGATGGCCATAGCGGCGAAATGGGCGCATACCCCACGGGAGCGATCGATGCGCCGGGGCGCGGCAATTCGAACCCTGGCGGATACAGGTTGGGTGCAAGGGCCCATTCCGACGACGTCGTGCGAGCTGCCCCGCCGAACGGTTTGCCCACGGGATTGTCCTGCCCTCCCACGGCACGTTCCCAAACGAGCGGCATTCGCACGAACGTAGCCGGTTCGCCCACTCGCCCATCGGCGGTCACGTACCGATCTCCCACCACCAGGATCGACTTGTCGATGTCCCCCACGACGAGCCGCGTGACGACGGACGTCACCGGCCGACCCTCGGGCGCATACGCGTCGCCCACGAGAAGAACCTCGGGGCGTTTTTTGAAAGGCACGAGATCGGTCGAGCGCAAGAGGCTTCCCGTCTCGGTCCATTCGTCTGCCTCGATGACGGGTTCTTGCTGCTGGGCAAGAGGCGACACGCTTGGCTGGAGGTCGAAAGTCGCTTTGCAAACGACGGTAAAAGCAAACCCGCCATGCCCCGGTCGCCAAATGACCTTTGCAACGGGGATTGTCCCTTGCGCTATGAGATCCATGTCAAGCTTTCTCGGTACATTCGCCCGCACGCGGCCCTGCTCGGCAACGAACGGCGCCGACCGATGTTATGCTATGTCCACGTTTGCGTACAAGGAGGTTTTTGGTGAATTATTTTACATTGTGATTGCAAATCGAGGTTCTTGGGCGTGGCCAAGAATGCGTTCGGCATGATTGGCACGACAAACCTCATGGAGCCTTTGGACATTTCAATCTGTCCGCGCGACGGGCATCAGCGTCGCTCCGCAGTACACTTTCCGCTTCGGCATCGCGCAACGAATGCGCTCGCAGGCTCTACTTTGGGGCAAATTTCTTCGGTTTGACAGGGGCACGCTCCTTGAACCGCGCACCTGGCTTTGCGCGCATCATATTGCTCCTTGTTGATGCCGACGGGTTCGCCAAGGCACCTACAATTGGCACAACAACCACCTCCGGGGTCGTTCGTGACAGTGCATTCTGCATCGACACTGCAATCGGCGTCGTAGGGGGCGGTGCCAGCACCGGGACCTGTGGTTCGTTCGCAACCTGCATGAGCGAAAAACAGGACCAGTACGGCGGCTGCGAGCTTCGTTGGCAAGGGTGCAGTGCGCATTTTCGAGCTCGTCGCTTACGTCAGCGCCGCGTGTGCGTCAACGACGACCTCCACGCACGAGCGAAGCGGGGCTGCCCATTTCGCAATCGTGCTGAGTTAAATACTTGCGATCGCGCTTCGACAGGGCGATCATGCTTCTCGCAGCTTCGGTACCTAGGAAAGGGTAGACGACGATGACGACGCGGATCGAGGACTACATGAATCGGTTGTTCGACGGTCCCATATCGTCGCATGCCGGTTTCCTTGGCGCCTACAACATGGGCGTGTGGGGTGTGTCGGTCTCGGGAAAGCCGCCGCTCGAGCAGGGGCTGTTGGCATCTGGCAACGTCCTCGAAAACGTGCCGCGGTGGACGAAAGCGAGCAAAGACAATCCGCGGGCCGAAAACTACGTGAAGTTTTATGACACGCCAAGCTTGTGGGGCTTCGGTGACGAGCGGTTTGGGATGGGTGCGGGAATCTACAACGCAATCGCGCACGCATGCGGCGTGCTCGGGATTTCCTTGGATGGGGGCCTGAGCGAAAAGGAGACCGAGCGCGTCCAGGCGTACTTGAAGCACCACTCCGGTATGAATTGGAACGGTGTCCTTGGCGGGAACGAGGACCCGTGGAGCGAGGTTGCGACGACACATGCCGTGCAAACGAAGATGGACCAAGTAGGTGCATGGTCGGGCCTCGTGAATCGATGGAAGGCCGTCATCGCGCAATCGCGCTATTTGGTCGACATCACGTCGCTGAGCCCCCCCGTTACGGGCAGTGAAGCGCAACTCGGCATATGCGCGGGTATATCCAAATGTTTGGAGAAATGGGTCGCCGCCGCGAGCAAAAGCCCGGAAACGGCGCCCGCGCTGATGATTCGGATTCTCTTCGGCATGACCGCCGCCAACATGTACGGCACCGGAGCGAATACCTATTGGAAC
The nucleotide sequence above comes from Polyangiaceae bacterium. Encoded proteins:
- a CDS encoding DUF2169 domain-containing protein, whose product is MDLIAQGTIPVAKVIWRPGHGGFAFTVVCKATFDLQPSVSPLAQQQEPVIEADEWTETGSLLRSTDLVPFKKRPEVLLVGDAYAPEGRPVTSVVTRLVVGDIDKSILVVGDRYVTADGRVGEPATFVRMPLVWERAVGGQDNPVGKPFGGAARTTSSEWALAPNLYPPGFELPRPGASIAPVGYAPISPLWPSRFGCLQQHAAGWDPQRWHERPLPSDIDLAYMNAAPADQQRSAAFADEVLYLENLHPDLARLSTRLAAVTPSATVDQGAGPEPLKLRCDTLVIDTNRGLAMLVWRGLVVMDRPDRPGRVVVTCPELSEPSTPAWMSDDFDSTTTMIPGITGRAPTALPFSKSASPSAFPPASSISSRREMNDRVAVGDGTHTLIPGLNVQNAPVLPFAGGPREQALTRAEPPPFKPPTDTPAPTGLAAWMQLGADSPTPSTRAVPLPSAPPAPSPPVMAPPVMAPPAVAPPVVAPPATTPQAIQETKRSPEPDSTEARLRLIQRAIWKGERPIQQILAEHGLTELEWRAAKRASARKSSV